The following are from one region of the Salvia hispanica cultivar TCC Black 2014 chromosome 1, UniMelb_Shisp_WGS_1.0, whole genome shotgun sequence genome:
- the LOC125207652 gene encoding endochitinase A-like encodes MKCSLTLYTLLAILLATGKHVSGQNCGCAPNLCCSQFGYCGFSDAHCGNGCRSGPCIGSSPGGSNGTIVSNIVTDNFFNGIARLAPPDCAGKGFYTRAAFLQAIRAYPQFGTTGSTDNAKREIAAFFAHVTHETGHFCYTREINGGTFCASSNRQWPCTPGQSYYGRGPLQLTWNFNYGPAGRAIGFDGLNNPDLVARDPIISFKTALWFWEKNVHLLITSGQGFGASIRAINGNLECNGGNPATVTARVNYYTRYCSQIGVSPGPNLRC; translated from the exons ATGAAATGTTCACTTACTCTATACACCCTTCTTGCTATCCTTCTGGCCACCGGAAAACACGTTTCCGGCCAGAACTGTGGCTGTGCTCCCAACCTATGCTGCAGCCAGTTCGGCTACTGCGGCTTCAGCGACGCCCATTGCGGAAATGGCTGCCGTTCGGGGCCATGTATCGGTAGTTCACCGGGAGGAAGTAACGGAACCATAGTTAGTAACATAGTGACGGATAATTTCTTTAATGGGATTGCTAGGCTGGCGCCACCTGACTGCGCCGGGAAGGGCTTCTACACACGCGCCGCCTTCCTCCAGGCGATTAGGGCATATCCTCAGTTCGGCACCACCGGCTCAACCGACAATGCTAAGCGGGAAATCGCAGCGTTCTTCGCTCATGTAACACATGAGACAGGAC ACTTTTGTTACACACGAGAAATAAACGGTGGAACCTTTTGTGCCAGCAGCAATAGACAGTGGCCTTGCACACCGGGCCAGTCCTATTATGGCCGAGGCCCGTTACAACTCACTTGGAACTTCAACTACGGCCCAGCTGGCCGAGCCATAGGGTTTGACGGATTGAACAACCCAGATCTCGTGGCTAGAGACCCTATTATCTCATTCAAGACCGCGTTGTGGTTCTGGGAGAAGAATGTGCACTTGCTAATCACATCGGGGCAGGGCTTCGGGGCAAGTATCCGCGCCATCAACGGAAATCTTGAATGCAACGGCGGGAATCCGGCCACTGTGACCGCTAGGGTTAATTACTACACACGCTACTGTAGCCAAATCGGAGTTAGTCCTGGACCTAATCTCCGTTGCTAG